Proteins encoded together in one Flavobacteriales bacterium window:
- a CDS encoding COX15/CtaA family protein has translation MPDLTQHRAVVRWLATGCALIACMVAIGGITRLTGSGLSITEWKPIMGALPPMNEAEWQEAFDKYKRIPEYTLKNQLMDLDGFKAIFFWEYLHRNWGRLMGLVFIIPFALFLRQGRLQGWLLRRTLAILVGGGLVGALGWFMVMSGLADNPDVSHFRLAIHLCAAFTVFLLVLWTVLDLRRGRRAWRGDGSEAARWSRLLLVLVVVQVVYGAFTAGLDAGRIYTTWPLMNGAFMPENVHAFGDLVKDLTDHRDGVQFVHRNLAWLVAFACIALAVVLRSDQRVARTGPWLIAAVVLQFVLGVATLLTAVQLALGVLHQLGALLLLSVLLHLIHATGRVVPSETADEVAHVGAHAVGHRGQ, from the coding sequence ATGCCGGACCTTACCCAGCACCGCGCCGTTGTCCGCTGGCTCGCAACAGGCTGTGCGCTCATCGCCTGCATGGTGGCCATCGGGGGCATCACCCGCCTCACCGGCAGCGGGCTCAGCATCACCGAGTGGAAGCCGATCATGGGCGCGCTGCCGCCGATGAACGAGGCCGAATGGCAGGAGGCCTTCGACAAGTACAAGCGCATCCCGGAGTACACCCTCAAGAACCAGCTCATGGACCTGGACGGGTTCAAGGCCATCTTCTTCTGGGAGTATCTGCACCGCAACTGGGGCCGCCTGATGGGCCTGGTGTTCATCATCCCCTTCGCGCTGTTCCTGCGTCAAGGACGGCTGCAGGGCTGGCTGCTGCGCCGCACGCTGGCCATTCTCGTGGGTGGCGGACTGGTGGGCGCGCTGGGCTGGTTCATGGTCATGAGCGGCCTGGCCGACAACCCTGACGTCAGCCACTTCCGGCTGGCCATCCACTTGTGCGCGGCCTTCACGGTCTTCCTCCTGGTGCTGTGGACGGTGCTCGATCTGCGGCGGGGGCGGCGCGCATGGCGGGGTGATGGCTCGGAGGCGGCGCGCTGGTCACGCCTCCTCCTGGTGCTCGTGGTCGTTCAGGTGGTGTACGGGGCCTTCACCGCAGGGCTCGACGCCGGACGGATCTACACCACCTGGCCCCTGATGAACGGGGCGTTCATGCCCGAGAACGTGCATGCTTTCGGAGACCTCGTGAAGGACCTCACCGACCACCGCGATGGTGTCCAGTTCGTGCATCGCAACCTGGCGTGGCTGGTGGCGTTCGCCTGCATCGCCTTGGCCGTCGTGCTGCGTTCCGACCAGCGCGTGGCCCGCACCGGCCCATGGCTGATCGCAGCGGTGGTGCTGCAGTTCGTGCTGGGGGTGGCCACCCTGCTCACCGCGGTGCAGCTGGCCCTGGGGGTGCTGCACCAGCTGGGCGCCCTGCTACTGCTCAGTGTGCTGCTCCACCTGATCCACGCCACCGGCCGCGTCGTTCCATCGGAGACTGCCGATGAAGTGGCGCATGTCGGCGCGCACGCGGTCGGTCACCGGGGCCAGTGA
- a CDS encoding heavy-metal-associated domain-containing protein: MRSWILASSFPVLLLSACSSGSTDVQQAAAEVAGVARVVNEVVITQGTPVTFADLSISGMSCEMMCGGAIKKALAQVQGVSTTEIKFVEGDENDHAIVTYDPDQVNDAQLVEAVQKIHDGQYKVVAVAVTKQVKGDGAASEDGEAAEAADAKVNAELPALRLPSLLELLSLILRA; the protein is encoded by the coding sequence ATGCGCTCCTGGATCCTCGCCAGTTCGTTCCCGGTCCTCCTGCTCTCCGCGTGCTCCTCGGGCTCCACCGACGTGCAGCAAGCCGCTGCCGAAGTGGCCGGCGTGGCCCGCGTGGTCAACGAGGTGGTGATCACCCAGGGCACCCCGGTGACCTTCGCCGACCTCAGCATCTCAGGCATGAGCTGCGAGATGATGTGCGGAGGTGCCATCAAGAAGGCGCTGGCCCAGGTCCAGGGTGTGAGCACCACGGAGATCAAGTTCGTCGAGGGCGATGAGAACGATCACGCCATCGTGACCTACGACCCCGACCAGGTGAACGATGCCCAACTGGTGGAGGCCGTTCAAAAGATCCACGATGGACAGTACAAGGTGGTGGCCGTGGCCGTCACCAAGCAGGTGAAGGGCGACGGCGCCGCATCCGAGGACGGTGAAGCGGCCGAGGCTGCGGATGCCAAAGTGAACGCCGAGCTGCCCGCCCTGCGCCTACCCAGCCTGCTCGAACTCCTGTCGCTCATCCTGCGGGCCTGA
- a CDS encoding DMT family transporter — MQPAGRGPDRLSWLLLGTLALIWGSSFILMKRGLWDDGRPVLSPGQVASARLAIAWAVLIPATLRHWPTLRAHWRPLLLAGVLGNGIPALLFATAQTRIDSALSGMLNSLTPLFTLVIGLLLFSTQARMTQLAGVLLGLVGAVGLVVFDPGSGPAGWSLYALLPVAGTMCYGASANVVKHRLYMMPSMATAALALTFVGPVGLAGCIATGLPGTLESDPAAWPALGFVALLALLSSALSLVLWNALLKRTSAVQASAVTYLMPVVAIGWGLLDGERLGPMQVVMIAVVLAGVYLVTASDRA; from the coding sequence ATGCAACCCGCCGGGCGAGGCCCCGATCGGCTGTCCTGGCTTCTGCTGGGCACCCTCGCCCTGATCTGGGGGTCCTCCTTCATCCTCATGAAGCGGGGTCTCTGGGACGACGGTCGCCCGGTGCTGAGCCCGGGACAGGTGGCCTCCGCGCGGCTGGCCATCGCCTGGGCCGTACTGATACCCGCCACCCTCCGGCACTGGCCCACGCTGCGCGCGCATTGGCGCCCGCTCCTCCTCGCCGGGGTGCTTGGGAACGGCATCCCCGCGCTTCTTTTCGCAACGGCGCAGACCCGCATCGACAGCGCGTTGAGCGGGATGCTCAACAGCCTCACCCCGCTCTTCACGCTGGTCATCGGGCTGCTGCTCTTCAGCACTCAGGCGCGGATGACGCAGCTGGCCGGTGTGCTGCTGGGGCTGGTGGGTGCAGTGGGCCTGGTGGTCTTCGACCCGGGCTCCGGGCCGGCGGGGTGGTCGCTGTACGCCCTGCTGCCCGTGGCCGGCACGATGTGCTACGGGGCCAGCGCCAACGTGGTGAAGCACCGCCTGTACATGATGCCCTCCATGGCCACGGCGGCCCTGGCCCTCACCTTCGTGGGCCCCGTCGGGCTTGCCGGATGCATCGCCACCGGGCTCCCTGGCACGCTGGAAAGCGACCCTGCCGCCTGGCCGGCCCTGGGCTTCGTGGCGCTGCTCGCCCTGCTCAGCTCGGCCCTCTCTCTGGTGTTGTGGAACGCCCTGCTGAAGCGCACCAGCGCGGTACAGGCCTCCGCGGTCACCTACCTCATGCCCGTGGTGGCCATCGGGTGGGGCCTGTTGGACGGGGAGCGGCTCGGCCCGATGCAGGTGGTGATGATCGCGGTGGTGCTGGCCGGCGTCTACTTGGTGACCGCCTCGGACCGGGCCTGA
- a CDS encoding glycosyltransferase family 2 protein, giving the protein MYLGQKVIVVLPAYRAALTLKQTYDEIPFDLVDEVVLVDDKSPDNTVEVARQLGIRHIVVHDINKGYGGNQKSCYDKAGELGADIVVMLHPDYQYTPKLLTSMIALIGNGVYPVVFGSRILGGGALRGGMPLYKYVANRLLTMSQNLLMGEKLSEYHTGYRAFHRTVLDACPYRNCSDDFVFDNQMIAQIFWQGFAIAEITCPTKYFDEASSINFSRSMTYGLGVVHTSWRYFLARTGLMGWGLLGASTR; this is encoded by the coding sequence ATGTACCTGGGCCAGAAAGTCATCGTGGTGCTTCCAGCCTACCGGGCCGCGCTCACCCTGAAGCAGACCTACGACGAGATCCCGTTCGATCTGGTGGACGAAGTGGTCCTGGTGGACGACAAGAGCCCGGACAACACTGTGGAGGTGGCCCGACAGCTGGGCATCCGCCACATCGTGGTGCACGATATCAACAAGGGCTACGGTGGGAACCAGAAGAGCTGCTACGACAAGGCCGGGGAACTGGGCGCGGACATCGTGGTCATGCTCCATCCCGACTACCAGTACACGCCCAAGCTGCTCACCAGCATGATCGCCCTGATCGGGAACGGAGTGTACCCGGTGGTGTTCGGCTCGCGCATCCTTGGCGGTGGCGCGCTCAGGGGAGGTATGCCGCTCTATAAATACGTGGCCAACCGGCTGCTCACCATGAGCCAGAACCTGCTGATGGGCGAGAAGCTGAGCGAGTACCACACCGGCTATCGCGCTTTCCACCGCACGGTGCTCGATGCCTGCCCGTACAGGAACTGCTCGGACGACTTCGTGTTCGACAACCAGATGATCGCGCAGATCTTCTGGCAGGGCTTCGCGATCGCCGAGATCACCTGCCCCACGAAGTACTTCGACGAGGCCAGTAGCATCAACTTCAGCCGCAGCATGACCTACGGGCTTGGCGTGGTGCACACCAGCTGGCGCTACTTCCTGGCCCGCACCGGCCTCATGGGCTGGGGCCTGTTGGGCGCAAGCACCCGTTGA
- a CDS encoding glycosyltransferase family 39 protein: MPKLLRDRLVIVLAALVLFVPGLGAVHLFDWDEINFAEMAREMVVTGDVLRPQIDFKPFHEKPPLFIWLQAACMALFGVGEFAARLPNAVCGVLTLLVIHGIGTRLRGPVFGRLWALAYAGSILPHLYFRSGIIDPWFNLLIFLGLDRVIRVFDGAGRRDAMLGGLFLGLAVLTKGPVGVLIPGLTVGVMLLPSRLRLRMPVIPLLWMGLALIVTVGAWAAVDLLRNGPTFMQAFFWRQVAMLTTEDAGHGGFPGYHMVVLLVGCFPASLFALHEWVRPSAPDDPQRAHRRWMIVLFLVVLVLFSVVKTKIVHYSSLCYFPLTYLAALRLAHIWEKGVPFGPSRYALGMLGNFIAVVVIAVPFLGMRPHLLRPLLSADPFALGNLEAVVRWTGWEALAGVLLTSALLAAHILHGASHYRASLLVTFVGSALFVTATLYAFIGRIEAYSQRAAIEFFMARQGERCHVATKDYKSYAPWFYGRTTEPTPPEEVLFHGPIDRPVYLSSKVTGVASVEALGTFKETGRRNGFVFYRRDP, encoded by the coding sequence ATGCCGAAGCTCCTGCGCGACCGGCTGGTGATCGTCCTGGCGGCGCTGGTGCTCTTCGTTCCGGGGCTCGGGGCGGTGCACCTCTTCGACTGGGACGAGATCAACTTCGCCGAGATGGCGCGGGAGATGGTGGTGACGGGCGATGTGCTGCGGCCGCAGATCGACTTCAAGCCCTTCCATGAGAAGCCGCCGCTGTTCATCTGGCTGCAGGCGGCGTGCATGGCGCTGTTCGGCGTGGGCGAGTTCGCCGCCCGCCTGCCGAACGCGGTGTGCGGCGTGCTCACCCTGCTCGTGATCCACGGCATCGGCACCCGGTTGCGAGGCCCGGTCTTCGGGCGGCTGTGGGCACTGGCGTACGCGGGATCGATCCTTCCGCACCTCTACTTCCGCAGCGGCATCATCGACCCATGGTTCAACCTCCTCATCTTCCTCGGACTCGACCGCGTCATCCGCGTCTTTGACGGCGCCGGTCGGCGCGATGCGATGCTCGGCGGGCTCTTCCTCGGCCTGGCCGTGCTCACCAAGGGCCCGGTCGGCGTGCTCATCCCAGGCCTCACGGTAGGCGTTATGCTGTTGCCATCGCGCCTGCGGCTCCGCATGCCTGTGATCCCGCTGCTCTGGATGGGGCTCGCCCTCATCGTCACCGTGGGAGCGTGGGCGGCGGTGGACCTTTTGCGGAATGGCCCGACGTTCATGCAGGCTTTCTTCTGGCGGCAGGTGGCCATGCTCACCACGGAGGACGCCGGCCATGGCGGCTTTCCGGGCTACCACATGGTGGTGCTGCTCGTGGGTTGCTTCCCGGCCTCGCTCTTCGCGCTGCACGAGTGGGTCCGCCCGTCGGCACCGGATGATCCACAGCGCGCGCACCGCCGCTGGATGATCGTGCTGTTCCTGGTGGTGCTGGTGCTCTTCAGCGTGGTGAAGACCAAGATCGTGCACTACAGCAGCTTGTGTTATTTCCCGCTCACCTACCTGGCCGCGCTGCGGCTGGCGCACATCTGGGAGAAGGGCGTCCCCTTCGGGCCATCGCGCTACGCCCTGGGGATGCTGGGCAACTTCATTGCGGTGGTGGTGATCGCGGTGCCCTTCCTCGGCATGCGTCCGCACCTGCTCCGCCCCCTGCTGTCGGCCGACCCCTTCGCTCTGGGCAACCTGGAGGCCGTGGTGCGGTGGACCGGATGGGAGGCCCTCGCGGGCGTGCTTCTCACGTCAGCGCTGCTGGCCGCCCACATCCTGCACGGCGCATCGCACTACCGGGCAAGCCTGTTGGTCACCTTCGTCGGCAGTGCGCTCTTCGTCACGGCCACCCTCTATGCCTTCATCGGCCGGATCGAGGCCTACAGCCAGCGCGCCGCGATCGAGTTCTTCATGGCTCGACAGGGCGAACGGTGCCACGTCGCCACCAAGGACTACAAGAGCTATGCACCGTGGTTCTATGGACGGACCACGGAGCCCACGCCGCCGGAGGAGGTGCTCTTCCACGGCCCGATCGACCGGCCAGTGTACCTTTCCTCCAAGGTGACGGGAGTGGCATCGGTGGAGGCCCTGGGCACCTTCAAGGAGACCGGCCGGCGCAACGGATTCGTCTTCTATCGTCGCGATCCGTGA
- a CDS encoding aminotransferase class I/II-fold pyridoxal phosphate-dependent enzyme, translating into MSDDLSHLLNHLGEDRPHGFDAVVPPVVQSGNFAYPTVAAMRAVVQQEFDRPLYTRGHNPTVAMVRRKLAALEHAEDALLFSSGSAAIAAAVISFTKTGDHVVCVHKPYSWTRKLLSELLVRFGVETTYVDGTDAENYRHALRPNTALLITESPNSLTFELQDLAAVAAIARESGIVTLCDNSYSSPLFQNPIDLGIDMVAHSGTKYLNGHSDVVCGVLAGRAEHMRQVMAHEFMTLGAAPSPHDAWLLMRGLRTLELRVHRSADSAERVARFLEAHPKVRRVHWPGLESHPQHALARRQMRRCAGLMTIDLDAPDEAAVERFCDGLRRFLIAVSWGGYESLQWPVCALKGPSGYYTDLPFTLVRLYIGLEDPDLLIADLENALARM; encoded by the coding sequence ATGTCCGACGACCTATCCCACCTTCTCAACCACCTCGGTGAGGACCGTCCGCACGGCTTCGACGCCGTTGTTCCTCCGGTGGTGCAGAGCGGGAACTTCGCCTACCCGACCGTGGCCGCCATGCGCGCGGTGGTGCAGCAGGAGTTCGACCGGCCGTTGTACACCCGGGGCCACAACCCCACCGTGGCCATGGTGCGGAGGAAGCTCGCCGCGCTGGAACATGCCGAGGATGCCCTGTTGTTCAGCAGTGGCAGCGCAGCCATCGCCGCGGCCGTCATCTCGTTCACCAAGACCGGCGACCATGTGGTGTGCGTGCACAAACCCTACAGTTGGACGCGCAAACTGTTGAGCGAACTTCTTGTTCGGTTCGGGGTGGAGACCACCTATGTGGACGGTACTGATGCGGAGAACTACCGCCACGCCCTCCGACCGAACACCGCCCTCCTCATCACCGAGAGCCCCAACTCGCTCACCTTCGAGTTGCAGGACCTCGCGGCGGTGGCGGCCATCGCCCGGGAGAGCGGCATCGTGACGCTCTGCGACAACAGCTACAGCAGCCCGCTTTTCCAGAACCCGATCGACCTGGGCATCGACATGGTGGCGCACAGCGGCACCAAGTACCTGAACGGCCACAGCGACGTGGTGTGCGGTGTGCTCGCGGGTCGTGCGGAGCACATGCGCCAAGTGATGGCGCACGAGTTCATGACGCTGGGCGCCGCGCCCAGTCCGCACGATGCGTGGCTGCTCATGCGCGGGTTGCGCACGCTGGAGCTGCGTGTGCACCGCAGCGCGGATTCGGCGGAGCGGGTGGCCCGGTTCCTGGAGGCGCACCCCAAAGTGCGGCGCGTGCACTGGCCGGGGCTCGAAAGCCATCCGCAGCATGCGCTGGCCCGCCGGCAGATGCGGCGCTGTGCAGGGCTGATGACGATCGACCTCGATGCACCGGACGAGGCTGCGGTCGAACGCTTCTGCGACGGGCTGCGGCGCTTCCTCATCGCCGTGAGCTGGGGCGGCTATGAGAGCTTACAATGGCCGGTCTGCGCGTTGAAAGGCCCCAGCGGCTATTACACCGACCTGCCCTTCACGCTGGTCCGTCTGTACATCGGTCTGGAGGACCCCGACCTGCTCATCGCCGACCTGGAGAACGCGCTGGCCCGGATGTGA